Proteins found in one Vagococcus carniphilus genomic segment:
- a CDS encoding transporter substrate-binding domain-containing protein, producing MKKKGFLGTLLAVGLIALMGCTSKNEQSVDDKKEWVVATSGTLFPSSYYNDDNKLTGYDIEVVKEIANRMDKKVTFKELNVDGMLASIQNNSVDFAANDFSLSDSRKDKFLISEPIKYSFGSMIVRKSDQSGIKKLEDLKDKKAAGEATTSYMKIAEKYGAELISYDNATNDQYLTDVANGRTDVILNDYYLQKMSVNALPDIPVMILKDVYFNPSESGLLFNKKNQELKEEIDKTIKEMKKDGTMKKISEDFFGEDVSKKVDIPTVESVSVEE from the coding sequence ATGAAGAAAAAAGGATTTTTAGGGACTTTACTAGCAGTTGGATTGATTGCTTTAATGGGATGTACATCAAAGAATGAGCAGTCAGTAGATGATAAAAAGGAATGGGTTGTAGCTACATCTGGTACACTATTTCCATCATCTTATTATAATGATGACAATAAGTTAACTGGCTATGATATTGAAGTTGTTAAAGAGATTGCCAATCGAATGGATAAAAAAGTGACTTTTAAAGAACTAAACGTTGATGGAATGCTTGCTTCTATCCAAAATAATTCTGTTGATTTTGCAGCAAATGATTTTTCTTTAAGTGATAGTCGAAAAGATAAGTTTCTAATATCTGAACCTATTAAATATTCATTTGGTAGTATGATTGTCAGAAAATCAGACCAATCAGGAATTAAAAAATTGGAAGATTTGAAAGATAAAAAGGCAGCTGGTGAAGCGACGACAAGTTATATGAAAATAGCAGAAAAGTACGGAGCTGAGTTAATCAGTTATGATAATGCCACCAACGATCAATATTTAACTGATGTCGCTAATGGAAGAACTGATGTGATTCTAAATGACTATTACTTACAAAAAATGTCAGTAAACGCTCTACCCGATATTCCTGTTATGATTTTAAAAGATGTTTACTTTAATCCATCAGAAAGTGGCTTACTATTCAACAAAAAAAATCAAGAGTTAAAAGAAGAGATAGATAAAACAATTAAAGAAATGAAAAAAGACGGCACAATGAAAAAAATATCTGAAGATTTCTTTGGCGAAGATGTATCAAAAAAAGTTGATATTCCGACAGTCGAGTCTGTTTCTGTAGAAGAGTAA